CCAGGCCAACCAGGTGCCGAGCGTCGCGATCGCCGGCTACACCAACGCCGGCAAGTCCAGCCTGCTCAACCAGCTCACCAGCGCGGGCGTGCTGGTCGAGGACGCGCTGTTCGCGACCCTGGACCCGACCACCCGGCGCACCACCACCGCCGACGGGCGCGTCTACACCATGAGCGACACGGTCGGCTTCGTGCGGCACCTGCCGCACCAGCTGGTCGAGGCGTTCCGCTCGACCCTGGAGGAGGTCGCCGACGCCGACCTGCTGCTGCACGTCGTCGACGGGTCCCACCCGGACCCGGAGGGCCAGATCGCGGCGGTGCGCGAGGTGCTCGCCGACATCGACGCCACCGACGTGCCCGAGCTGATCGTCATCAACAAGGCCGACGCCGCCGACCCGATGGTCATCGCGCGGCTGCAGGCGCGCGAGCCGCACACGGTCGTGGTCTCGGCGAGGACCGGCCAGGGCATCGCCGAGGCGCTGGCCCGCGTGGAGTCCGAGCTGCCCCGCCCGGCGGTCGAGTTCGAGGTGCTGCTGCCCTACAGCCGCGGCGACCTGGTCGACAAGATCCACCGCGTCGGCGAGATCGAGTCGATGGAGCACACCGGCGACGGGACGCTCGTGCGCGGACGCGCGAGCGAGTCCCTGGCCGGCGAGCTGGCGGCGTACGCCGTCACGCCGCAGGCCTGAGGCCCGCCGGGGCCGTGGCCGGAGCACGATCCGGTCACGGTTCGGCGCGCAAGCGCGGCTTCGGCTGCGTGCGGGGGCCATCGGGCCGCACCATGGACCCATGGCCTTCCGGGGGGTGCGGGACCGGCGTGCGCCGGAGCCCCGCCACAGCGTGCAGCGCCCGCCGCGTCGGCTCGCGGTGGTGGCGCTCGCGGCGGTGCTCGTGGCCCTCTCCGTGGTCGTCGTGACCGGCCGCGCGACCGGCTCGGGGCCGACCCGGTGCGAGACGTTCAGCGCCGACTCCGTCGCCCGGTCGGGCTCGGTGTCCGGCGCGGGCGAGGACGTCCTGGTCATCGGTGACTCCTGGACCGCCGGACTCGGCCTCGAGGACCCCACCGGCTCCTGGCCGACCCGGCTGCCCGGTCGCGTCCACGTGGCCGGCTTCTCCGGCTCCGGGTTCAGCGCCGGCGCCTCGGGCTGCGGCCCGCAGGTCTCGTTCGCCGCCCGGGCACGGGCGGCGCTGCGCCCCCTCCCGCCCGGTACGCCGGTGGTCGTGGCGGGCGGCCTCAACGACTGGGACATGTCCGCGGCCGACATCCGGGCCGGCTTCGAACGCCTCCTCGGCCAGCTCGACGGGCACCCGCTGACCGTCGTCGGGCCCGCGGACGCGCCGGCCCGGTCGGCGTACGTCCCGAGGGTCGAGGGGCTGCTCGAGCGGCTGTGCGCCGAGCACGGGGTGCGGTTCGTGGCGGTG
This genomic window from Nocardioides marinus contains:
- a CDS encoding SGNH/GDSL hydrolase family protein; the encoded protein is MAFRGVRDRRAPEPRHSVQRPPRRLAVVALAAVLVALSVVVVTGRATGSGPTRCETFSADSVARSGSVSGAGEDVLVIGDSWTAGLGLEDPTGSWPTRLPGRVHVAGFSGSGFSAGASGCGPQVSFAARARAALRPLPPGTPVVVAGGLNDWDMSAADIRAGFERLLGQLDGHPLTVVGPADAPARSAYVPRVEGLLERLCAEHGVRFVAVSDLALDYLPDLLHLTPAGHARFGDAVAARLSTAG